A genome region from Sporosarcina sp. ANT_H38 includes the following:
- a CDS encoding sensor histidine kinase — protein MKPVSLQSRIFLYGALFVSVVAIIIGVSFYFTMSQGIEQQIGDRALSIAKTTADRPDVRAGFEQSNPSVALQPIAEAVRLKTGAEYVVIGNSEGIRYAHPVPIRIGQKMVGDDNERALLLGESYISEATGTLGAALRGKTPVFNDYGEIIGIVSVGYLKEDISTAFFQYVDNIAYVVLIAIIIGIIGSSILARNIKKELFNLEPAEIANLFTERNALIESVREGIIMVDSKGMITTVNAAAYEVLSLPNQAELIGRTIQEVLPNSLLPKVLETGERHLDRSMEIHGKKVIVNRIPIHVSEQIVGAVSTFRLQSDIDQLSMELSQVKRYTEALRAQTHEYNNFLYTISGLIQLNSYDEALSLIHDETAEHQSLIQFVTKRLQDPFLGGIVIGFFNRAKELKIKFLLDEDSFLSKLPKHLDKNHFVSIIGNLVTNAFEAVESYPEEKRLVRILILDNGEEILIEVEDSGHGIADELLDVLFKEKVSTKNQEDRGYGLMKVAENVNDLAGSITLEKGDLDGALFIISIPKGGVSHDEFN, from the coding sequence ATGAAACCAGTTTCTTTACAGTCACGTATATTTTTATATGGCGCCCTCTTTGTTTCCGTAGTAGCTATTATTATCGGCGTATCTTTCTACTTCACGATGTCTCAAGGTATTGAACAGCAGATCGGAGACCGTGCGCTAAGTATAGCCAAAACGACAGCAGACCGTCCCGACGTTCGTGCCGGATTTGAACAATCTAACCCCTCGGTAGCATTACAACCGATCGCCGAAGCGGTACGACTAAAAACCGGAGCCGAATATGTCGTTATCGGAAATAGTGAAGGTATTCGATATGCTCATCCTGTTCCTATACGGATCGGACAAAAAATGGTAGGTGATGATAATGAACGCGCACTTCTTCTAGGAGAATCCTATATTTCCGAGGCAACCGGGACACTAGGAGCCGCCCTGCGTGGGAAAACTCCAGTATTTAACGATTACGGTGAAATTATCGGCATTGTTTCTGTCGGATATTTGAAAGAGGATATTTCCACTGCATTTTTTCAATATGTTGATAATATTGCCTATGTCGTGCTTATCGCAATCATCATCGGAATAATTGGTTCAAGCATCCTAGCCCGCAATATAAAAAAAGAACTGTTTAATCTAGAACCTGCTGAAATCGCGAATTTATTCACCGAAAGAAATGCACTTATTGAATCTGTGCGCGAAGGAATCATTATGGTCGACTCCAAAGGGATGATTACCACAGTGAATGCGGCAGCTTATGAAGTGCTTTCCTTACCAAACCAGGCTGAACTAATCGGGAGAACGATTCAGGAAGTACTTCCGAACAGTCTCCTTCCAAAGGTACTTGAAACTGGAGAACGGCATCTCGATCGGTCGATGGAGATTCACGGTAAAAAGGTAATTGTGAATCGAATTCCAATTCATGTCAGTGAACAAATCGTCGGAGCGGTTTCAACTTTCCGACTACAATCGGATATTGACCAGCTTTCCATGGAATTATCACAAGTGAAACGATACACAGAAGCATTAAGGGCTCAAACCCATGAATACAATAACTTTTTATATACAATTTCAGGTCTCATTCAACTCAATTCATACGACGAAGCACTAAGCCTTATTCACGATGAGACTGCTGAGCATCAATCACTTATACAATTCGTAACAAAACGGTTGCAAGACCCATTCCTCGGAGGAATTGTCATCGGTTTCTTCAACCGAGCGAAAGAGTTGAAAATCAAATTCCTTCTCGATGAAGATAGTTTTTTAAGCAAACTTCCAAAACATTTAGATAAAAATCATTTTGTTTCAATCATAGGAAATTTAGTAACAAATGCTTTTGAGGCGGTCGAGTCGTATCCTGAAGAGAAACGGTTGGTCCGCATATTAATTTTGGATAACGGAGAAGAGATCCTAATTGAAGTGGAAGATTCCGGACACGGTATAGCTGATGAATTACTTGATGTATTATTCAAAGAGAAGGTGTCGACAAAAAATCAAGAGGACCGTGGATACGGGCTAATGAAAGTTGCAGAAAACGTAAATGACCTCGCGGGTTCCATTACGCTGGAAAAAGGCGATTTAGACGGTGCACTATTCATCATTTCTATCCCTAAAGGAGGGGTTTCGCATGACGAATTCAATTGA
- a CDS encoding response regulator, translating to MTNSIEVLIIEDDLRIADIHKRFIEKIDGFTVVGSAHTGDEAKDWISALLPDLVLLDVYLPDALGTEIMGFIHENSPETDIIFITAAAEIEIVKKAFRHGVFDYILKPLTFERFRESLLSYKDKRETLTGQGFMQEDSIKSLWNNTLSIASNLDFTPPKGIDPMTKEKVVSHIKKIDGGVTAETLGLEIGVSRSTARRYLEYLVSEKHAYTELLYGSVGRPERRYFIKKR from the coding sequence ATGACGAATTCAATTGAAGTTTTAATTATTGAGGATGATTTACGAATTGCCGACATCCACAAACGGTTCATTGAGAAAATAGACGGCTTCACTGTCGTTGGTTCGGCGCATACCGGTGATGAAGCGAAAGATTGGATTTCCGCATTGTTACCGGACCTTGTGCTGCTGGACGTATACTTGCCCGATGCGCTCGGCACAGAAATAATGGGTTTCATTCATGAAAACAGCCCAGAAACAGATATTATTTTCATAACAGCTGCAGCAGAAATTGAAATTGTGAAAAAGGCATTCCGCCATGGAGTTTTCGACTACATTTTAAAACCACTTACATTTGAGCGCTTCAGGGAAAGTCTTCTCTCCTATAAGGATAAAAGGGAAACACTAACAGGCCAAGGGTTCATGCAGGAAGATTCCATCAAATCCCTTTGGAATAATACACTATCAATAGCATCTAACTTGGATTTCACCCCACCAAAAGGGATCGATCCAATGACGAAAGAAAAAGTCGTCAGCCATATAAAAAAAATAGACGGTGGAGTTACTGCAGAAACACTCGGATTAGAAATTGGGGTAAGCCGTTCAACCGCAAGACGTTATTTGGAATATCTCGTCTCAGAAAAACATGCATATACAGAACTTCTATACGGTTCGGTCGGGCGACCGGAAAGAAGGTATTTCATAAAAAAACGGTGA
- a CDS encoding tripartite tricarboxylate transporter substrate binding protein — protein sequence MWKKLTTVTLASLLALSLAACSSDDAESASSSYPKNNLTIVAPSGAGGGWDLTARAIAKTMNDTKLIDKSILVENKPGGGGAVYMAEFATKEVKNDDVLLVKSPPILINNNKAEGNSPYGYKDTKPLAQLTRDYGAIVVKADSEYKTLKEVLEAIKKDPKSVTLAGGSAPGSMDHLVGVLPAFKYGIDPKLVKYVSYDGGGEAVAALLGGNADVIATDASAIGAYVKSGDVRVLAVSSSERLGGELAEVPTFQEEGIDAEFTIWRGLFGPKEMSDTAFDYWNDKLEKMVETDEWKAELEKNGWESEYRNSEDFTSYLEDQDKVIVELLTALGMQK from the coding sequence ATGTGGAAAAAACTAACGACGGTTACCTTAGCAAGTTTATTGGCACTCAGTCTGGCAGCATGTTCTTCAGACGATGCCGAAAGCGCTTCCTCTAGTTACCCGAAGAATAACCTGACAATAGTTGCACCTTCTGGGGCAGGCGGGGGATGGGATTTAACTGCACGAGCAATTGCAAAAACAATGAATGACACGAAGTTGATTGATAAATCTATTCTAGTTGAAAACAAACCTGGTGGTGGAGGCGCAGTCTACATGGCCGAATTTGCAACAAAAGAAGTAAAAAATGATGACGTCCTTCTTGTTAAATCTCCACCAATCCTAATTAATAACAATAAAGCGGAAGGCAACAGTCCTTACGGCTATAAAGATACAAAGCCTTTGGCACAGTTAACACGTGACTACGGAGCGATTGTTGTTAAAGCAGATTCAGAGTATAAAACATTGAAAGAAGTCCTTGAAGCAATTAAAAAAGATCCAAAATCGGTTACGCTTGCAGGGGGATCTGCTCCTGGATCGATGGATCATCTTGTCGGTGTCCTACCCGCTTTCAAATATGGTATTGACCCAAAATTAGTGAAATATGTATCCTATGACGGGGGCGGAGAGGCAGTTGCAGCATTGCTTGGTGGGAATGCAGACGTTATCGCAACAGATGCGTCCGCTATCGGAGCCTATGTGAAGTCTGGGGATGTCCGTGTCCTTGCCGTTAGTTCATCGGAACGTCTTGGTGGTGAATTGGCGGAGGTTCCTACATTCCAAGAAGAAGGGATTGACGCGGAATTCACAATCTGGCGCGGTCTTTTCGGTCCTAAAGAAATGTCAGATACCGCTTTTGATTATTGGAACGATAAACTTGAAAAAATGGTAGAAACAGATGAGTGGAAAGCTGAATTAGAGAAAAACGGTTGGGAAAGCGAATACCGTAACTCTGAAGATTTCACTTCATATTTAGAAGATCAAGATAAAGTGATTGTTGAATTGCTAACAGCGCTTGGCATGCAAAAATAA
- a CDS encoding VOC family protein, which translates to MKGAIIPYLTFYGDGKEAVEFYTNLSGLERVGVQKYSDANFPHPPEAADYLLHCHLKKGDFQIMLADSADKPSENNKHGVTLLIDCESEEEIERLYDRLLEEGKVLMELQDMFWGAKYGKVIDKFGFTWDLNFEKKG; encoded by the coding sequence ATGAAAGGTGCTATTATTCCGTATTTAACGTTTTACGGGGATGGAAAGGAAGCAGTTGAATTCTACACAAACTTGTCGGGGCTTGAAAGAGTAGGCGTACAGAAATACTCTGATGCAAATTTCCCGCATCCACCTGAAGCAGCTGATTATCTCCTGCATTGCCATTTGAAAAAAGGTGATTTTCAAATTATGCTTGCCGATTCCGCGGACAAACCATCTGAAAACAACAAACATGGTGTTACTCTACTTATTGATTGTGAAAGTGAGGAAGAGATTGAACGATTATACGATCGCCTGCTCGAAGAAGGAAAAGTGCTCATGGAATTACAAGATATGTTCTGGGGTGCTAAATATGGGAAAGTGATAGATAAATTTGGCTTTACATGGGACTTGAACTTTGAGAAAAAAGGATAA
- a CDS encoding D-glycerate dehydrogenase: MKPRIYITRKLDERAVAPLLEKFDVRMWDSESVSVPRDILIKEVAEADALWTVLADSVNREVFEAGTKLKIVANMAVGYNNVDLEAAMEYGVIVTNTPGVLNETTADLAFALLLATARQLISAEDAIRSGNWTSWAPMRFTGMDVGGATIGIIGMGRIGEAVARRAKGFDMRVLYHNRNRKTEAEVEHGFEFMELEALLKEADFVVILTPYTPETVGMIGARELKLMKNTAVLINVARGGIVDESALYDALKDGEIWAAGLDVFETEPVPLDNLLLTLPNVTVLPHIGSASIKTRLAMMNLNAQAITDLLEGRDPENQVF, encoded by the coding sequence ATGAAACCAAGAATCTACATTACAAGAAAACTAGATGAACGGGCGGTCGCACCGCTTCTAGAGAAGTTTGATGTGCGAATGTGGGACTCGGAAAGTGTCTCCGTACCGCGAGATATTCTAATTAAAGAAGTTGCGGAAGCCGATGCATTATGGACCGTTTTAGCGGATAGTGTAAATCGAGAGGTGTTTGAAGCAGGGACTAAGCTTAAAATCGTCGCGAATATGGCGGTCGGTTACAACAATGTTGACCTTGAAGCAGCGATGGAATATGGCGTCATCGTGACGAATACGCCGGGGGTTTTGAATGAAACGACTGCGGATCTTGCGTTCGCTCTTCTTCTCGCTACAGCGCGTCAATTGATTTCAGCAGAAGATGCTATTAGAAGTGGGAATTGGACATCGTGGGCACCGATGAGATTCACGGGCATGGACGTTGGCGGTGCGACTATTGGTATCATCGGCATGGGGCGGATCGGAGAGGCGGTTGCACGCCGAGCAAAAGGATTTGATATGCGTGTTCTGTATCACAATCGTAATCGGAAAACCGAGGCTGAGGTGGAGCATGGTTTTGAATTTATGGAACTTGAAGCACTACTAAAAGAGGCTGACTTCGTTGTTATACTTACACCGTATACACCTGAAACAGTAGGAATGATTGGAGCGCGGGAACTGAAACTTATGAAAAATACAGCAGTCCTTATTAACGTAGCGCGAGGCGGAATTGTCGATGAATCAGCTTTATATGATGCATTGAAAGATGGGGAAATCTGGGCGGCAGGGCTCGATGTATTTGAAACAGAACCGGTTCCACTCGATAATTTGCTTCTTACCCTCCCGAACGTAACGGTACTTCCGCATATTGGTAGTGCCAGTATTAAGACGCGCCTTGCGATGATGAACTTGAACGCACAGGCGATTACGGATCTACTTGAGGGCCGCGATCCGGAAAATCAAGTATTTTAA
- a CDS encoding tripartite tricarboxylate transporter TctB family protein, with amino-acid sequence MSKTFDRYASIAFLLIGLIVFIESQKIPSSAYGSSVGPEIFPMWLGIILLILSLRLLYETFTYKSETADTGKLQYKKFLIILGSAIFYAFALEKIGYIISTFIFLLIAFQTMERGRLLPSILIAIGFSFGIYYFFVEFLGGSLPGFPVF; translated from the coding sequence ATGAGTAAAACGTTCGACCGCTATGCAAGTATCGCCTTTTTACTGATTGGTCTTATTGTTTTCATTGAAAGTCAAAAAATTCCAAGCAGTGCCTACGGATCATCAGTTGGGCCTGAAATTTTCCCCATGTGGCTCGGTATTATACTACTCATCCTAAGCTTGCGATTACTATACGAAACGTTTACATACAAATCTGAAACCGCTGACACGGGGAAACTTCAGTACAAAAAATTCTTAATTATCCTTGGCAGTGCAATTTTTTACGCCTTTGCACTCGAGAAGATTGGTTACATCATCTCGACGTTCATTTTCTTACTCATTGCATTCCAAACAATGGAACGCGGCCGATTGCTACCTTCAATTCTAATCGCAATTGGTTTCTCATTCGGAATCTATTATTTCTTTGTGGAATTTCTTGGCGGCTCATTGCCCGGATTCCCTGTATTTTAA
- a CDS encoding sodium-dependent transporter: MSQQEHWKSKIGFILAAAGSAIGLGAIWKFPYVAGTGGGGAFLLVFLLFTLLLGFPLLVGEFILGRKSQSDAISTYKKFAPNSAWHITGIIGVVTSFLVLSFYSVVGGWIILYLFKAMTGGLAGLSQDQFGPLFSEIISEPFSTLTGQLLFMLLTIVVVSQGVQKGIEKASKIMMPALLVLFIIIVIRSLSLDGAIEGVKFLLVPDFTKLTSETILFALGQAFFTLTLGVSVMVTYASYLPKTQNLPGSAISIISMNIVIVLLAGLAIFPGVFSFGLEPDAGPTLIFSVLPAVFNQMPFGILFFIAFLVLFLFAALTSAFSMVEIIVATMTKNDPSKRKKFTWIIGMAIFIVGIPSCLSYGVMADVKFFDKTVFDLVDFAVSNVLMPIGALLISIFIPLKISKKDLFNEMKQGSTVGKAFFNVWFYLLKYLAPIAIIIVFLDALGVFNLFTK, from the coding sequence ATGTCTCAACAAGAACATTGGAAATCTAAAATAGGATTTATATTAGCAGCAGCCGGTTCCGCCATCGGTTTGGGAGCCATTTGGAAATTCCCTTATGTAGCCGGAACGGGTGGTGGTGGTGCCTTTTTACTGGTCTTTTTATTATTTACACTGCTATTAGGATTTCCTTTGTTAGTCGGAGAATTTATCCTCGGTCGTAAAAGCCAAAGTGATGCAATTAGCACCTACAAAAAGTTCGCGCCTAATTCCGCTTGGCATATAACAGGGATAATCGGAGTTGTTACCAGTTTTCTCGTTTTATCATTTTACAGCGTTGTAGGAGGATGGATTATCCTCTATTTATTTAAAGCGATGACTGGAGGCCTTGCGGGACTATCACAAGATCAATTCGGACCATTATTCAGTGAGATTATTTCTGAGCCGTTTTCTACTTTGACTGGCCAATTACTCTTCATGTTGCTCACAATTGTAGTTGTGTCTCAAGGTGTTCAAAAGGGCATCGAGAAAGCAAGTAAAATTATGATGCCGGCTCTCCTCGTTTTATTTATCATCATCGTTATTCGCTCCCTTAGTTTGGACGGGGCAATAGAAGGTGTTAAATTTTTACTTGTGCCTGATTTCACTAAATTAACATCTGAAACGATATTATTCGCCTTGGGACAAGCTTTCTTCACCCTCACTTTAGGAGTATCGGTTATGGTTACATATGCTTCTTATCTTCCAAAAACACAAAATCTACCAGGCTCAGCAATATCCATTATTTCAATGAATATCGTCATCGTCCTGTTGGCGGGTCTTGCAATCTTTCCGGGCGTATTTTCATTCGGACTTGAGCCCGATGCCGGTCCGACATTGATTTTTTCAGTTTTACCAGCAGTGTTCAATCAAATGCCCTTCGGTATCCTTTTCTTTATCGCGTTCCTGGTATTATTTTTATTTGCGGCTTTAACTTCAGCCTTCTCAATGGTAGAAATTATTGTTGCGACAATGACGAAAAACGACCCTTCTAAACGCAAAAAATTCACTTGGATAATTGGTATGGCAATATTCATCGTTGGCATTCCATCGTGTTTATCATACGGCGTAATGGCCGATGTAAAGTTTTTCGACAAAACAGTATTCGACTTAGTCGACTTTGCAGTAAGCAATGTATTGATGCCAATTGGCGCATTACTTATTTCTATTTTCATTCCGTTGAAAATATCCAAAAAGGATTTATTTAATGAAATGAAGCAAGGTTCGACAGTCGGGAAAGCCTTCTTTAACGTATGGTTCTATTTATTGAAGTATCTAGCTCCTATTGCGATTATTATTGTTTTTCTTGATGCGCTAGGTGTATTTAATTTATTCACAAAATAA